The following DNA comes from Athene noctua chromosome 1, bAthNoc1.hap1.1, whole genome shotgun sequence.
TGTTTGTGAAGTTTACCTGCAGCGGGGAGTTTGGGGAACTGGTGCTATCCTGGGGAAAGACTATTGCAAGAGTGAAACAAGGAAGAAATGGGATTGCAACAGAAGACAGGGTACCGTCCTGTACAGATACGGAGGCTGAGACTCTTCCACCGCACCTGGTTCGGAGGCTTgcatggctctgcagggctgggggtcacAGTGAGGAGATGCAGCTGGGGCGAGTCCCCAGAGCAGGGTGCAGCATGTTATCTGGATGGCTCCCTCCTACACACGGCTGGGGAGGCAGAGAGAGCTGAGACACCAAACTGGGAACACACAAGGTGCTACTGGTGTGATCTTGGTCCCTCGCAAGCCCTCTCCATAACCCCCTCTGCAAATACCGCTATGGGTAATTGCAAATTTTTAGTTTGAGAAAAGATATGATAGTTTGAGATAAGCTTGAACTTGCTTTTTTGGTGATTAATGACAAAAGCTAGTATTTTCCAGTTTTCACACAGTCAGAACCAAATGAGACTTTGCTCCGGGAAGTGTTCCTTTCTTGTCAAGGCCACTGCCTATGCGTTGGCAGCAGGGAGGGACCTGCTATGAAATGGTACATGTACATATGTGTGATTTGcaaaatttataaaatatgttttacaaTTTACATAAATTTACAAATGTTTGcattgcatgtgtgtgtgtgtttatatatctGTATAAGGTATGCTGCTTTATACATGGACAGAAAAAGGAAGACGGTCTGTCTCTGGATAGGCAGTATGGTAAATACGTGCCAGAACTTACGTTGGGAGGCTCTCTCCCAAACATCCAGAACAGGGACTTACAAAAGTTTTTTTGAGATTTGTTACCAGTGTCCAAACCCAGAAATAAGTAAGAAGTAAATATGGTCAAGTCACAACAGTCTAATTCTACTGAAATCTGGTAAAGTGAGTATATTACATCATGGTTTCTTGTTCTTGAGTATTTCTGAAAAGGTTTTAACGGGTTTCAATAGAAAATTGCTCTCAATTACTTTCTCAGTTCAGTATTTGAAGAACTTCTGTTTGTACATGTTCTGGAATTCCTGTGACAGAGAGATGTCAGACCCTCGAACAGTCTCGTGAGAGCTGGCGACAGGAGAAAACTTCTTCTGCAGCTCTGTTGTCAACCTCAGAACGTCATCCTTTCCTGAAAACACTATTTTCAGGATATTCATGTGCTTCCTcccaggccactgaagaacatgaGAACAGATGCAGAGCAGATTTTTGTATAATCTTTTgcatgtgtgtctctgtgtgtgtgtatatatatatgtatgcatatgtatattcTGACAcaattttacatttatattaaaGCAATTTTTATGTTAATCACAAGACTACCGCGAGCTATACATACAACAAAAAACAGATCTGAGGAATACTCTATTTAAAGataaagataatttttatataaatgcCAGAAGAAATGTgaacttttgaaatattttcaaaattcattaGTGAATCATTGCAAAAATGCATTTCACTGTGGGAGGAATTTCAGTAAACCAGGACTCCAGTTCTACTTGTTTCATGCTTGTGAGAATACCATCTGAAATTAATGGGACTATTCTTACGGGTAAAATGAGCTGAATTCGGTCCCGGGAACACCCAGCTGGACTTTTAAATGAACTTAAGCCTGCAACGCAAAACCTTTTCATTGCTTGGAAAGGGGAATTTGGGCAAAAGGAGGGCACTTACGTGGTTTTGAGGAGTCTATGCAGAACATTCCTGGTCGGAAGGCAGAGATCAAATCTACAGCTCTGGTGACTGTAAATTTAGTTTGCTGTATTTTTAGATGGGAAGCCAAATGCAATTCTTTGTtaagaagggaggaagaggaagggaatgCCCTTCCCCCCAGTAAAAATTTCCACATCCTAGTGCTCTAAACTAGTAGTTGGGCCTGTGGGTTAATGGAATAAGTATCTGAAGCATTATACTCTTCTCACCAGGATAATTTATGGagatgaataatttctttttggcATGGGTCTACTTTGATAAttcttctctctctcaaaatttacattaatttttaaccAGATATGCAGCACATTAATCTGTTACAAGGACGAATGAACTAACATTGTTATTGTTTGGATCTTTTTCACCTAAAAAGAAGATAGGAGTATGGACAACCCCCTTCTCACCTCAGCATGTCCTAGTGAGCCGCTTAAACTCAGCAAAAGGTGAAACATCCAAATAATCTGACCcaatgttgttttattttcctgagcAGCTGACCCAACATCAAATACATGATTCATGGCTCCTCCAGCAAAAAGATTGGGAGCAATTTCTGGGTCAGTGCAAGAGGCCCACAGGATGCAAAGAAGATGAAGATGGGAGGAACCTGGCTGGGTCTGCCAGTTGGACAGCACTTGCTGGCTCTGGGACACAGGCACTTTTCAAACAAATGGAGAAACATGGTATTTAAAAATACCTATTACTGTTATTCTCTCTCATCTGGCATGGGCACGtatctgctgcttctgcactCTCTGTCTTGTTAAAGCCCTGATGGGTCTAAGTCATGGTTTGTAAGACACTGAAAATGGGGAGGAGGCATCAGTCAGGGTAACTTGGTATCAGTGGACATGCCTGTGTGGATTTCTGAGGATATGCTGACTTGGGGAGCAAGTTCAAGTAAGCACGACTGTGAATTTGATTGCCAGCAGAACATTTTGTGGGAATGATACTAAGAGAAATGTGTGTGGGTGAGTGCCCTGAAATAGGTAGCTTTCAATTAGAGATGACCTGGCTTTAAATCCCTATGCAGCGAGTTTGGTATGCAGCACTGAAaggaactagattttttttttttttttaatgtgctgttcCTTCTTGTTTCTTTCAGATGGATTTCAGAAAATTCAGGCTGTTTGTTTGCCTTGTAGGACTCAGCTGTGctagtttctgggttttttacaGCAATTTGACTGAATTCTGTATCTTCTGTGAAAACAGCCATGATTATATATTCCCCATAGAGACTTTTAGGAGAATTGGAGGCAACTTCTCGCAGCTCCCGGATATAGACTGCCATAAGAACCCACCTTTCCTCATCCTGCTCGTGACATCCTCATACCACCATGTAGATGCCAGGATGGCCATCCGGCAAACCTGGGGGAAGGAGAGAACAGTTGCCGGCAAGCGCCTGGTGACATATTTCCTCCTGGGAAGCACTGTGAATCTCAGCCAGCAGGCTGATATCGCTGCTGAAAGCCAAAAGTACAAAGACATTATTCAAAAGAATTTTACCGACACTTACTACAATTTGACTTTGAAGACCATGATGGGAATGGAATGGATTCACAGATTTTGTTACCAGTCCAGCTTTGTGATGAAAAC
Coding sequences within:
- the B3GALT5 gene encoding beta-1,3-galactosyltransferase 5 isoform X1 → MIHGSSSKKIGSNFWVSARGPQDAKKMKMGGTWLGLPVGQHLLALGHRHFSNKWRNMMDFRKFRLFVCLVGLSCASFWVFYSNLTEFCIFCENSHDYIFPIETFRRIGGNFSQLPDIDCHKNPPFLILLVTSSYHHVDARMAIRQTWGKERTVAGKRLVTYFLLGSTVNLSQQADIAAESQKYKDIIQKNFTDTYYNLTLKTMMGMEWIHRFCYQSSFVMKTDTDVFVNVFYLTELLLRKKRTTRFFTGFLKLHEYPIRRRGSKWYVSREEYPGKTYPPFCSGTGYVLSTDVASQIYNISERVSFIKLEDVFIGLCLAKLKIRLEELHSEQTFFPERIRFSVSRFKKIVMCHEVEPSEQLSYWNHLVTENHGGVL
- the B3GALT5 gene encoding beta-1,3-galactosyltransferase 5 isoform X2 is translated as MDFRKFRLFVCLVGLSCASFWVFYSNLTEFCIFCENSHDYIFPIETFRRIGGNFSQLPDIDCHKNPPFLILLVTSSYHHVDARMAIRQTWGKERTVAGKRLVTYFLLGSTVNLSQQADIAAESQKYKDIIQKNFTDTYYNLTLKTMMGMEWIHRFCYQSSFVMKTDTDVFVNVFYLTELLLRKKRTTRFFTGFLKLHEYPIRRRGSKWYVSREEYPGKTYPPFCSGTGYVLSTDVASQIYNISERVSFIKLEDVFIGLCLAKLKIRLEELHSEQTFFPERIRFSVSRFKKIVMCHEVEPSEQLSYWNHLVTENHGGVL